Within Cyprinus carpio isolate SPL01 chromosome A7, ASM1834038v1, whole genome shotgun sequence, the genomic segment tttcagggctgtagaggtcctttctaggtgctgatccaccatctgggctggatacatactagatccgggtgactgcagtgaccctctgacttgtatctcgtgcatacaatgtctgcctgaaacttcacaagtttgattagagtcctggcctgaatatatctacatgctcatatttggttatagttatagcgccacctactggcaacaggaagagaCACATtatataagagtcctggcctgaacacacctaaaggccaatattcaattataattatagtgccacctgctggcaaaggaaatgacttattttaacctaacttaaacatgaaatgtctgatcctgccctaaacttcacatgtttgataagattcctggtctcaacagatcttaaggccaatatttcagttatgatcataccgccacctgctggtgacaggaaattacttgtttaaaactaacttaaacatgcaatatccggtctgctcaaagttcatgtgtttgatatgggtcctggcctgaactcatctttaggccaatatttatttatattcttagcgccacctgctggcaacaggaaattacttcttttacactaacttaaacatgcaatgtctgatctgcctgAAAATTTGCATGTTTGATAAAAGTCCTGGCCTGTAGACATTTACATGCTgatattcagatataatcatagcgccacctgttggcagcaggaaatgtggcacaaatatttaccattttaaaagcatatggtccagcgttcactgatctcctatggccaccgggtggtggtgagcccggatgcgagggccctttcatcgctgcttgcagctttaatattgtttttttttttccttttttctccacaGTCAGATTATAAAAAACGTCGCTTTCAACAAGCCTCCCATGATATCGGACACCCCCTTCAATTCTCAAATATGTATTCACAGGATCTACAggatttaattaaagaaatgctCAGCTGTTGCCCTATGACCAGACCTTCAGCTGATGAGATTTTAGCAAAACCATTCCTAAATGAAATTGTAAAAAGAAACAGGAGATTTCCAAAAGCACTAGAACGAAGGTTCATGATGTCCTTAAAGATCTTTGATGAGACCTACTATGAGCACTATGATCATTTTGAGGCCTTAGTTACAGAGTGGGGAGTAACAACAGATTCACTAGAGGAGGTTCATCATAAATGTACAGCAGGCACTCTGGCAGGTTCAGTGATTGGAGCAGCAGGTGGAATCACTGCAGTGGTTGGTGCGATTTTGGCTCCTTTCACTTTTGGAGCATCTCTGATTGTTACAGGTGTTGGGGTTGGAGTTGGAGTTGCAGGTGGTGTAACAGGTGCTGCTTCCAGCATTACCAATACAGTCAAACAAAAATCACTCCGTGAGAATATTCAGAGAATTCAGCAGAACTTTACAGATGTGACACCACTTCTCGAGTCACTGAATGCACTGAGAAGGGTACTGAGAGTAATCCAAAAATTCAGAGATTTTGTCAGTGACTACTCTGACAATGTGCAAATGTCAAGTAATGTAGACAGAAGAAGACTAGTGTGTGCCACAGAACTCATGCATCTAGGTCTGCTGGCAAATGTTGGCAGAATTGCTGCTCAAACCGCCAGAGTAGGACGCGCTGCTGCAGAGGCAATAGTCGCAGTCACAGGAGTGTTGAGTGGACTATTAGTCATTGTTGACACCGCATTCATAGTGATGGATTCTCTAGACATTCACCAGATGAGACAGGGACAAGTAGATGATCCAAACAAGGTCCAGTCAAATTTACTCAAGTCTATTGCTGAAATGAGGAAAACACATACAGATCTATGCAATGTCTTAAAGGAAATTAAAGAAACAAGAGAGGAACTAAAAGACTATATAGTAGTGGCCAGGGTTGAAAGAGATTTATACACAGATTTTGAGagtttaaacatataaatatgatACAAGTCAGAGACTCACGCAACATCTTAGATTTGTCTGTGAGCTTGAGTGAAGAAAAGGGGTTTTGCTGAAAATGGTTTAAATGTCTATGTTGTCAAACAACAGAAGATGTGTGACGTATGAGGTCAAACTTTTGCAGTCATTCTATATTGTAAATATAagctaatatttaattaatatacacagATGGTGCACTCTGGCGGATTAGATAAGCCCGACTTCTAAATAAAAGTGGCAATCAGTAATTGGTTATTGTATCACACAGCTGAGGGTGCAaagaggtgtttcaaagatggccactgagtaaaatgacttgccttaaaagGGACTTtgctatacatttattatacataagACAATGGGTCTCATTCATTAGTAATTGTGTGGATTATTCCTATTGATACACACAGGagaactgtacaaaaaaaaaaaaaaaagaaataatttacaaCATGTGCATACAtgggttttctttttcttaatttcatcctaatgttaattaattttgaGTATTGAATGAGTGAGCACATTCCAgaatttagtaatttaaataaaacacatccaAACCATCCCCATAatatataactacaaaaaaaaaagcctctctaaagatgttaatgttttttttgttagtttttttatttgtttgtgaaaacatTTGTACTCAGATTTCACACACAACTAATACAGAGTTGCAGGTTTGTTTATGGATAGTTTGCATGGATTACtgttagaaaattaatttttggtgtgcttttttatttatggttAAACGAATAGTCAAACCTTAATCTGAAGTATTCCAAATTAATGCTGTACtctcattttttatataaactggAGATGCAATTTTCCTCTTACTTCAGATTACTGTCAaacttttatgcttttgaaaataattgttcTTGTATTACTTGACtgtattcttaaatatttttgcataatcaTGACATGAgcataatttacaaataatttgatatattttgtttgtttgtatttcacTTGTATTCATGTAAAATATGTCTCTAATAAACATTAAGCAGAATAAAAAAGGAGTTGTATGTTCTTTCAAATGCTTgaactgattaataataataataataataataataataataataataatgaaatcaaGTAACTGGAGGGTTACACTGAAAACCGTGGTAAGAAAATGCCTGGTGATGATCTAAGATATAAGTAACAAATGTCACATCTTTTTCACAATCTTTGGTGTTTGGCCCTTTAATAAAGACAAGCACCAGGAACAACTGCTGTGATTATGAGATTTTATTATATAactttaacactttttatttttttataaacagtttctcttggtgtgtgtgtttgtgtgtgtgtagcctcCCCCAGTGCAAAATGTTATGTagaaatattatatgtaaaattattttattttatatacttttctaatctcagatttattttaacattttattttccaggtAAAACTGCATCATGTCAATCATGCAATTAACAAATTTGAATCTAAAATAGAGACATGAAcctacaattaaaatgtattttaaaatagtattttaatccTATTTAGCAGTTCACACCTTATTGGGAAACATCTGCATGAATGACCACAACAAGCATATAAGGGCAAAATATCCATAACTTTCAATTCTTTATCACAATTTAGACTGCATCTGTGAGGAGGATCCCAACCATAAATGTGAAAATCATTTCACTGCAAACATCCtacatttgtgtatgttttatctAGGTCTAGAAATGCGTGTGTTAGTTCATTGTGTGTGTTGCTGTTTACTGTGAGTTCAAAGTTCATGAGTCTGAATAAGTGAGTTGGATGACTCCATTCAAGTCCTTGCAATGGTAGCAAAAAATGTTAATGGTACTTGTGCACTTTTTAAacgttttaaatataaatcctgAAAAGGTCAAATATCAAAGATGGGTTTTCTCCCTTTTCTGCTTACTGTAACTGGTGTATTTATTTGACTAAAGATTGATTCCTACTGCATGTATGAATTTAGGGCTTGAATAAGATGCCAATAAAATGCCATATAATATCTGATATTATAATCTGTGTTTTCCTATgttgatttatatttaacttactcTAGTCCGGCAGACAACCATAAGTCTTTAAATCTGCCTAGATACAAATAACCACTCTGTGAATTTCCATTggttaaaaacataacaataacgAGCTCCCGGTAAAACAGAAAGTGGAAGTCAGTCTCCTCAGTGCTTGTATGGAATCATTTCTTTTATCAACAGTGTATTAAACAAAGTTAAACATCCATCATAATAattcaatgcaaatgcaaaatgagTGATTATCTTGAAGTAATTCATCTACAGAGCTGATTATTCTGGGTCCATGAAAACTGTAAGTTTAAGTGTaagtaatttgtattaaattaatgtgttttttttttttttaggggccaagcaccgaaggtgaaTAGACAACTATTGAAACTGctggttttcttcttcttcttcttcttcttcttcttcttcttcttcttcttcttcttccgctctTGAGTCTATGGTAGCCCATAGAACTGTTTgcaggaaagttgtgaaatttggcacactgatagaggacagtctcatcATTCACTACAGCAAATTTGGTGTCTCTAAATCAAACTCTTTAGCGCTACAACATGTCCAAAGTTTcactcatgtttaaaaaaaaaatatattttcttctttttctttttcctctgaatcctttgCTGAGTCAAATGgacaccaaaattaaaaaatctagtCTAGTCTAggtttttcactatttttaatagtctgaaaaacctactttttcgaacttgtCTAAGACaatttgtctgattttcaccaaaattggctcagatcatcttcagaccatgctggcaaaatttatagaattcaagttgattagtgAAACCATTCTTGAATAAAGCATTAACGAATTTGACGAAGAGCAAgcaaaaatgcatgtgaggctTTATCtctgcaacggtttggcgtatagagagcaaacttggtgtgtgttataccAACCAtgacctgaggctacctgcacaGTTTCGGTGCTGCTCCACATAATGGtgaggagatatgaaaaatggctatttttgcttataactccTGAATGGTTTGCCCCCAAAAAACTATAactgatatatatttttgtcatatgaGATTTTTTGGATAtgagattttttgatttttgttataaTGTGCTGTATTTTATGAACGCATTAGTGTATCATGAAACTTGGTATAAGTCTTCAGCACAATGCCCTGAAGGAGCCTGAGAAGTTTCGAgccagcgccacctagtggtaaaATCAAATATTCACATGCTTATAACTTTGGATGTGGTCGAACTTATTTTCACAGGAATCAACTTTTTAGACTCCTGAATCCTTGCGGAGTCCAACAATACCAAACATGCCAGGTTTTTGCAATGTTGCatttaagtgattaaaaaaacattagccaATATCTTAGAAACTGTTACTCTGATTGACACGAATGCACCATAGGCAATTTGAAAACATAACATGCCGGCTATACACTTATGCCCAATTGCCAAAATTTTAATAGTAAGTGGCAAAAAGATGAAAAGATGCAAACAAAGTAGGCCATCAATCATTTTTTTACttctcatatttaaaaatgtctataactcccaaaaaaaaaaaattagatattttcaccaaatttgacacaCATATGTATGGGCACACTCTAAGGACACATAAACAAATTTGGTGTGATTGTGCCTTTTGGTGGTGCTATAattgaacaaaacatgaaattgccATTGACTTTAATagagtattattatataaactgccatattttacaaatgcatttgtgtaaaattacaaaacttttttatataccATCGAGACCATGACCTGAAAGTACTCAAAAATTTTGAGACAGtgaccttgtggtcaaaagttacaatgaaatttttaataaatactaatagCTTTCTGTAAATTTGTGCCTATTGTAATGAGACTGGTATTAATAGATTCCTTGGGTCATGGTGAGAACAGTGATTCCAATGTTGCTATAGTCAGCCAAACTTCCTGCccgccattttgattttctttgaaaaacctactttttcgaactcctcctagactgtTGGTCAGATTTTTCTCCAATcacatttcaaaaaaacatccatttgataacagcgccacctattggtcaaacgtgataagccaataaatcct encodes:
- the LOC109084605 gene encoding serine/threonine-protein kinase 38-like isoform X1 — protein: MAQNRRLSSASHDSSASNQNRDVSSSMTRVLYKHGYTMQKEVGQGVSGRVFLVTNSDGDPYVIKQMNSRDRTDLNRVQKEVTILKKINCGYIVSYVESFEDTDAEFFYVVMEYCAGGDLNERMKAQKEIGVFEEQQILDWCVQICLALQYIHDERRNVLHRDINPQNIFLTEDGYINLGDFGNSKVQRRADPYTSSVRGAELYQSPEVADKQYTSKSDICSVGWVLYDLCMLDVWSDYKKRRFQQASHDIGHPLQFSNMYSQDLQDLIKEMLSCCPMTRPSADEILAKPFLNEIVKRNRRFPKALERRFMMSLKIFDETYYEHYDHFEALVTEWGVTTDSLEEVHHKCTAGTLAGSVIGAAGGITAVVGAILAPFTFGASLIVTGVGVGVGVAGGVTGAASSITNTVKQKSLRENIQRIQQNFTDVTPLLESLNALRRVLRVIQKFRDFVSDYSDNVQMSSNVDRRRLVCATELMHLGLLANVGRIAAQTARVGRAAAEAIVAVTGVLSGLLVIVDTAFIVMDSLDIHQMRQGQVDDPNKVQSNLLKSIAEMRKTHTDLCNVLKEIKETREELKDYIVVARVERDLYTDFESLNI